One Dermacentor silvarum isolate Dsil-2018 chromosome 10, BIME_Dsil_1.4, whole genome shotgun sequence genomic window carries:
- the LOC125940723 gene encoding uncharacterized protein LOC125940723, whose translation MALGRLVERNRSIAMYTIDLRESDVDRVTQVRNICRELKEAIPRNRFAIAFSVLTEERECSSDPAIRDALRHNVMLVNQAVRFVNGSMEKTDALAFETLHSCMSVQSSLRVNFNISEESAHEKVVEARKRLTFNYFIIAGVVKDKIVCRPHRKRNTTFDKLGNDMQARICSYLSLTDVMDI comes from the exons ATGGCGCTGGGGCGATTGGTCGAGCGGAACCGATCGATAGCTATGTACACGATTGACCTGCGTGAGAGCGACGTCGACCGTGTGACCCAGGTTCGCAACATCTGCCGCGAGCTCAAGGAGGCCATTCCCCGAAACCGCTTTGCCATTGCCTTCAGCGTGCTGACAGAGGAACGTGAATGTTCAAGCGATCCCGCCATCAGAGACGCTCTCAGGCATAACGTG ATGCTCGTCAACCAAGCCGTCCGGTTCGTCAACGGCTCCATGGAAAAAACAGACGCACTGGCCTTCGAGACTTTGCACAGCTGCATGTCGGTGCAATCATCACTGCGCGTTAACTTCAATATATCCGAAGAGTCTGCGCACGAGAAGGTCGTCGAGGCACGCAAGCGGCTCACTTTCAACTACTTCATCATCGCGGGTGTCGTCAAAGACAAGATAGTGTGCCGTCCACATCGCAAGAGAAACACTACGTTCGACAAGCTCGGCAACGACATgcaggcgcgcatctgctcctaCCTCAGCTTGACTGATGTCATGGACATCTGA